The following proteins come from a genomic window of Phnomibacter ginsenosidimutans:
- the coaD gene encoding pantetheine-phosphate adenylyltransferase: MRIALFPGTFDPITLGHVDIIDRALPLFDKLIVGIGRNANKKPMFSEEERLHWILETYRGNDKVSALVYEGLTVDACNKVGAGFILRGIRYVSDFEYEKAIADMNRSIEHNIETIFLTCSPQFTSVASTLVRDVYRNGGNVRQFLPNAVQRSIYPAK; encoded by the coding sequence ATGCGCATTGCACTTTTCCCTGGCACCTTCGATCCCATTACATTGGGTCACGTAGACATTATCGACAGGGCCTTGCCTTTGTTTGATAAGCTGATTGTAGGCATTGGGCGCAATGCCAATAAAAAGCCGATGTTTTCGGAAGAAGAACGGCTGCACTGGATTCTCGAAACCTATCGCGGTAATGATAAAGTGAGTGCTTTGGTGTATGAAGGCCTCACAGTAGATGCCTGCAATAAAGTGGGTGCAGGGTTTATTTTGCGGGGCATTCGCTATGTCAGCGATTTCGAATATGAAAAAGCAATTGCAGACATGAACCGCAGCATCGAACACAACATCGAAACCATTTTTCTCACCTGCTCTCCGCAGTTTACTTCGGTGGCTTCTACCTTGGTGAGAGATGTGTATCGCAATGGCGGCAATGTGCGGCAGTTTTTGCCCAATGCTGTGCAGCGTTCTATTTATCCGGCAAAATAA
- a CDS encoding NUDIX hydrolase, whose translation MANTYRIYFGNKPFYISNVLTPDMQQLTDAGCTLVINQPTDSCVQSCIHDLDKTDADAAIILSSKPDYYFQLLQSKFQTITAGGGLVKNENGEYLFIFRRGKWDLPKGKLDEGETLEACALREVQEETGLQHVQLMAPLITTWHTYHERGQFLLKESVWYRMEASTAEALVPQTEEDIQTLQWVAPHDIPALLDNTFPSIIDVLKAEGVVLEG comes from the coding sequence ATGGCAAACACGTATCGTATTTACTTTGGCAATAAACCGTTTTACATTAGCAATGTACTGACACCCGACATGCAACAGCTGACCGATGCTGGTTGCACTTTGGTCATCAATCAGCCAACGGATAGTTGTGTGCAATCCTGCATTCACGACCTCGACAAAACAGATGCCGATGCCGCCATTATTTTAAGCAGCAAGCCGGATTATTATTTTCAGTTGTTGCAATCCAAATTCCAAACCATTACCGCAGGTGGAGGCTTGGTAAAAAATGAAAATGGCGAATACCTGTTTATTTTTCGCCGTGGCAAATGGGACTTGCCCAAAGGAAAGTTAGACGAAGGTGAAACCCTTGAAGCCTGTGCCTTGCGGGAAGTACAGGAAGAAACAGGATTGCAACATGTACAGCTGATGGCGCCACTCATTACCACCTGGCATACCTATCATGAAAGAGGACAGTTTCTGCTAAAAGAATCGGTGTGGTACCGCATGGAAGCCAGCACTGCAGAAGCATTGGTGCCACAAACCGAAGAAGACATTCAAACCCTACAATGGGTGGCACCGCATGACATTCCTGCTTTATTAGACAATACTTTTCCTTCAATTATAGATGTGCTGAAAGCGGAAGGCGTAGTGCTTGAAGGCTGA
- a CDS encoding WD40/YVTN/BNR-like repeat-containing protein, translated as MASFPKLQHIAFTAGALLLGSSFLWAQNVVPTTAADRQKSMAEKRQLVAASPFKTNFRNIGPTVMSGRVVDIDVNPEDPTEFYVAYATGGLWHTTNNGQSFTPIFDNEDVIGLGDVTVQWATRTIWLGTGEANASRSTYSGIGVYKSTDNGKSWQYLGLPESHHIGEIIVHPSDANTAWVAVTGHLYSPNKDRGVYKTNDGGKSWKQVLYLDENTGAIEMDINPQNPNELYASMWYKTRKAWNFEESGASSGIYKSVDGGNKWTLISGEGSGLPQGAVFGRSGMVVYEKNPQIVYAIVDNQTKRSSNAKADSVNYKLDDFKVLSKDQFAALDDTKLDSFLKINRMAPRYTAKSVKEMVASDKVKPTAIYDYLNVNTGFEGTPIGFEIYRSEDAGKTWKKQNEKDLPNMYSTYGYWFGRFAVSPSNDRENCDSGCTGYAEHRCRQNLQKHWQIQYPQRSPLHLDRWQAGQPHDFG; from the coding sequence ATGGCTTCCTTTCCAAAACTACAACACATTGCTTTTACCGCAGGGGCTTTGCTCTTGGGCAGCAGCTTTCTTTGGGCACAAAATGTGGTGCCTACAACCGCCGCCGACCGGCAAAAGAGCATGGCCGAAAAGCGCCAACTGGTGGCAGCTTCACCTTTCAAAACCAATTTCCGCAACATTGGCCCCACAGTAATGAGTGGCCGTGTGGTAGACATAGACGTAAACCCCGAAGACCCCACCGAGTTTTATGTGGCATATGCTACCGGCGGCCTGTGGCATACCACCAACAACGGTCAGTCATTTACGCCCATTTTTGATAATGAAGATGTGATTGGCCTGGGAGATGTAACCGTGCAGTGGGCTACCCGCACCATTTGGCTGGGTACCGGCGAAGCCAACGCCAGCCGCAGTACCTACAGCGGTATTGGTGTGTACAAAAGCACCGACAATGGCAAAAGCTGGCAATACCTCGGCCTGCCCGAAAGCCATCACATTGGCGAAATTATTGTGCACCCCAGCGATGCCAACACAGCTTGGGTAGCCGTGACGGGGCATTTGTATTCGCCCAACAAAGACCGCGGCGTGTACAAAACCAACGATGGCGGCAAAAGCTGGAAACAGGTGTTGTACTTGGATGAAAATACAGGTGCTATCGAAATGGACATCAACCCGCAAAACCCAAATGAGCTCTACGCCAGCATGTGGTACAAAACCCGCAAGGCTTGGAACTTTGAAGAAAGCGGCGCCAGCAGTGGTATTTATAAAAGTGTAGATGGCGGCAACAAATGGACGCTGATTAGTGGTGAAGGCAGTGGCCTGCCACAGGGCGCCGTGTTTGGCCGCAGCGGCATGGTGGTGTACGAAAAAAATCCGCAAATCGTGTATGCCATTGTAGACAATCAAACCAAGCGCAGCAGCAATGCCAAAGCCGATTCGGTGAATTACAAACTCGATGATTTTAAAGTGTTAAGCAAAGACCAGTTTGCCGCTTTGGATGATACAAAGCTGGATTCATTTTTGAAAATCAACCGCATGGCACCCCGCTATACCGCTAAGTCGGTAAAGGAAATGGTAGCCAGCGATAAAGTGAAACCCACGGCTATATATGATTACTTGAATGTAAACACCGGCTTTGAAGGAACGCCAATCGGGTTTGAAATTTACCGCAGCGAAGACGCTGGCAAAACCTGGAAAAAGCAAAACGAAAAAGACCTGCCCAATATGTACAGCACTTATGGCTATTGGTTTGGTCGTTTTGCCGTAAGTCCTTCCAACGATCGAGAAAATTGTGATTCTGGGTGTACCGGTTATGCTGAGCACCGATGCCGGCAAAACCTTCAAAAGCATTGGCAAATCCAATACCCACAGCGATCACCACTTCATTTGGATCGATGGCAAGCGGGACAGCCACATGATTTTGGGTAA
- a CDS encoding peroxiredoxin family protein produces the protein MVKAFEKYKSKNFTVFGVSLDKDKSKWLQAIAADNLNWPQVSDLAYWNNAVARLYKVQSIPQNFLLDPEGRIIGKNLRGQDLEDFLAKTLGNN, from the coding sequence GTGGTAAAAGCCTTTGAAAAATACAAAAGCAAAAACTTTACCGTATTTGGTGTGAGCCTCGACAAAGACAAAAGCAAATGGTTACAAGCCATTGCCGCCGATAACCTCAACTGGCCACAGGTAAGCGACCTGGCTTACTGGAACAATGCTGTAGCCCGGTTGTACAAAGTGCAAAGCATTCCGCAAAACTTTTTGCTCGACCCTGAAGGCCGCATCATTGGTAAAAATTTGCGGGGCCAGGACCTGGAAGATTTTTTAGCCAAGACTCTGGGGAATAATTAA
- a CDS encoding efflux RND transporter periplasmic adaptor subunit: MPKVPQLKYLSLLVCAGALLFATACKEEKDAKAGMGGGQKPAGPPPVFDAVVAGQFALDRKVSAPGTILPNENTDLHPEISGRVVAINFKEGSNVGKGSLLVKLFDGDLQAQLKKLEVQLKVAEATERRQKELLAINGTSQQDYDPATLNVSNIKADMELLRVNISKTEIRAPFDGRLGLRNISLGAYITPATIITNIAQINTVKVEFAVPEKYAGEMQAGKQVKLSSLSNAQTYTATVLASQNSIAAETRNLIVRAVVNGGKGLAPGSFVEVGVDVGNRQPAIMVPTQAVMPSTRNKSVIVSENGMAAFRVVETGYRDSARVEILSGLKVGDTVITNGLLTIKPGMPLKTRVKQ, from the coding sequence ATGCCAAAAGTTCCTCAGTTGAAATATTTATCTCTCCTCGTTTGTGCCGGTGCATTGCTTTTTGCTACGGCGTGTAAAGAAGAAAAAGATGCGAAAGCCGGCATGGGCGGCGGTCAAAAACCAGCTGGCCCTCCCCCTGTTTTTGATGCCGTGGTGGCAGGGCAGTTTGCCCTCGATCGCAAAGTGTCTGCACCTGGTACCATTTTACCCAACGAAAACACCGACCTCCATCCAGAAATCAGTGGCCGGGTAGTAGCCATCAATTTTAAAGAAGGCAGCAATGTGGGCAAAGGTTCGCTGCTGGTAAAACTGTTTGACGGCGACCTGCAGGCGCAACTCAAAAAACTGGAAGTACAGCTGAAGGTGGCTGAGGCTACCGAACGTCGTCAGAAAGAACTGCTTGCCATAAACGGTACCAGCCAGCAAGATTATGATCCGGCTACGCTGAATGTGAGCAACATTAAAGCCGACATGGAATTGCTGCGGGTGAATATTTCCAAAACTGAAATCCGTGCACCGTTCGACGGTCGGTTGGGTTTGCGCAACATTAGTTTGGGTGCCTATATTACTCCGGCTACCATCATTACCAATATTGCACAAATCAATACTGTAAAAGTGGAGTTTGCCGTACCGGAAAAATATGCCGGCGAAATGCAGGCCGGAAAGCAGGTAAAACTCTCTTCGCTGAGCAATGCACAAACCTATACAGCCACTGTATTGGCTTCGCAAAACAGCATTGCTGCCGAAACAAGAAACCTGATTGTAAGAGCGGTAGTGAATGGCGGCAAAGGACTTGCTCCCGGTTCATTTGTTGAAGTCGGTGTTGATGTGGGCAATCGTCAGCCAGCCATTATGGTGCCTACACAAGCCGTTATGCCCAGCACCCGCAACAAAAGTGTGATTGTAAGTGAAAATGGTATGGCCGCTTTCCGGGTAGTAGAAACCGGCTACCGCGACAGTGCCCGTGTAGAAATACTGAGTGGGTTGAAAGTGGGCGACACCGTTATCACCAATGGTTTGCTCACCATCAAGCCCGGCATGCCACTCAAAACCAGGGTGAAGCAATAA
- a CDS encoding aspartate carbamoyltransferase catalytic subunit has protein sequence MSLSTKHLLGIKNLQKEDIAIILQTAGQFREVLQRPVKKVPSLRDVTIVNLFYENSTRTRISFELAEKRLSADTINFAASGSSVSKGETLLDTVNNILSMKVDMVVMRHSASGAPHFLAKHIPAAIVNAGDGINEHPTQALLDAFSIQQATGGLEGRKVAIIGDIMHSRVALSNIYLLKKMGAEVVVSGPPTLIPKYIEPALGVKVEYDLKKALAWCDVANVLRIQLERQNQVLFSSLREYNLTYGVKKSLLDSLNKEIVIMHPGPINRGVELDSDVADSGHSIILNQVENGVAVRMAVLYLLAGRN, from the coding sequence ATGAGCCTCTCTACTAAACATCTGCTGGGCATTAAAAACCTTCAGAAGGAAGACATCGCTATTATTTTACAAACTGCAGGCCAATTTCGAGAAGTACTGCAGCGTCCTGTAAAGAAAGTTCCTTCTCTCCGCGACGTTACCATTGTCAATCTTTTTTACGAAAACTCCACCCGTACCCGCATCTCCTTTGAGCTGGCGGAAAAGCGGTTGAGTGCCGACACTATCAACTTTGCGGCCAGTGGTTCATCTGTATCAAAAGGGGAAACCTTGCTTGATACCGTGAACAACATTTTGAGCATGAAGGTGGATATGGTGGTAATGCGCCACAGTGCCAGCGGAGCACCGCATTTTTTGGCCAAGCATATTCCAGCAGCCATTGTAAATGCGGGTGATGGCATTAATGAGCACCCTACGCAAGCCTTGCTCGATGCTTTTTCTATTCAGCAGGCAACGGGTGGTTTGGAAGGTCGTAAAGTGGCCATTATTGGCGACATCATGCACAGCCGTGTGGCCTTGAGTAATATTTATTTGCTCAAAAAAATGGGTGCAGAAGTGGTGGTGTCTGGTCCGCCAACACTCATCCCAAAATACATTGAACCTGCACTGGGTGTAAAAGTGGAATACGATTTGAAAAAGGCACTGGCCTGGTGCGATGTGGCCAACGTGTTGCGTATTCAACTCGAACGGCAGAATCAGGTGTTGTTTTCTTCTTTGCGGGAATACAACCTTACTTATGGTGTCAAAAAATCGTTGCTGGATTCATTGAATAAAGAAATCGTCATCATGCACCCGGGGCCCATTAACCGCGGTGTAGAACTGGACAGCGATGTGGCAGACAGCGGGCACAGCATAATATTGAATCAGGTAGAAAACGGAGTGGCCGTACGCATGGCAGTGTTGTATCTGCTTGCGGGTAGAAATTAA
- the purE gene encoding 5-(carboxyamino)imidazole ribonucleotide mutase, which translates to MQQPLVGIIMGSDSDLPIMQEAANVLQHFGIAYELTVVSAHRTPARMMQYAQSARSRGLKVIIAGAGGAAHLPGMVASLTPLPVIGVPVKSSNSIDGWDSILSILQMPNGIPVATVALNAAKNAGILAASIIGSFNATIGDQVEAYKQEMEAAVLGKVAHLRQQGHPNGFDQ; encoded by the coding sequence ATGCAACAACCACTCGTCGGCATCATCATGGGCAGCGACAGCGACTTACCCATTATGCAGGAAGCAGCTAACGTGCTGCAACATTTCGGCATAGCCTATGAGCTCACAGTGGTATCGGCACACCGCACTCCTGCCCGCATGATGCAGTATGCACAATCGGCCCGCAGTCGCGGTTTGAAAGTGATTATTGCCGGAGCCGGCGGTGCAGCTCACTTACCTGGCATGGTGGCATCGCTTACGCCTTTACCTGTGATTGGCGTTCCCGTTAAATCTTCCAACTCAATTGATGGCTGGGATTCTATTTTATCCATTTTGCAAATGCCCAATGGTATACCCGTTGCAACAGTTGCATTGAATGCCGCAAAAAATGCAGGCATACTTGCTGCCTCAATTATCGGTAGCTTTAATGCTACAATTGGCGATCAGGTTGAAGCATACAAACAAGAAATGGAAGCAGCCGTACTGGGCAAAGTGGCGCATTTGCGTCAGCAAGGTCATCCTAATGGTTTTGACCAGTAA
- a CDS encoding 5-(carboxyamino)imidazole ribonucleotide synthase, producing the protein MKKVGILGGGQLGRMLLQDAANYPVETYVLENDPNCPAAHLCQHFVLGNIKDYDTVLAFGRQVDVLTIEIEAVNVDALEQLEKEGITVIPKPAVLRTIKNKITQKAFYKDNQIPSPDFVVTHTLKDLQQHAHRLPAVHKVGEGGYDGKGVVVMKDEAAMAQGFDAPSVLENMVDIAQEIALIVAVGTDGKHVLFPPAEMLFDPALNLLDYQLTPANITKEVLWKAEAIAIRLVKAFDSPGLFAVELLVDKKGEVWVNETAPRVHNSGHHTIEAHLTSQYEMLWRILLQYPLGATDMVAPSAIINLIGEPGYSGPAHYEGLEQVLGIQGAFVHIYGKADTKPGRKMGHVTVLGTDRTDLVRKAKMVKDTLKVQSK; encoded by the coding sequence ATGAAAAAAGTAGGCATACTCGGAGGCGGTCAGTTGGGCCGCATGCTGCTGCAAGACGCAGCCAATTATCCCGTAGAAACTTATGTGTTGGAAAACGATCCGAATTGCCCGGCGGCGCATTTGTGCCAGCATTTTGTGTTGGGCAATATCAAAGATTACGACACCGTATTGGCCTTTGGCAGACAGGTGGATGTGCTCACCATTGAAATAGAAGCGGTGAATGTGGATGCACTCGAACAGCTGGAAAAAGAAGGTATCACTGTTATTCCCAAACCGGCCGTGCTGCGCACCATCAAAAACAAGATTACCCAAAAAGCTTTTTACAAAGACAACCAGATTCCTTCACCCGATTTTGTGGTAACGCATACGCTGAAAGATTTGCAGCAACATGCCCATCGCCTGCCCGCTGTACATAAGGTGGGCGAAGGTGGCTACGATGGTAAAGGCGTGGTGGTAATGAAAGATGAAGCCGCCATGGCTCAAGGTTTTGATGCCCCTTCAGTGTTGGAAAACATGGTGGATATTGCCCAGGAAATAGCCCTGATTGTAGCCGTAGGAACCGATGGCAAACATGTACTCTTCCCTCCTGCCGAAATGTTGTTCGACCCCGCACTCAACCTGCTCGATTATCAACTCACTCCAGCTAACATAACCAAAGAAGTGTTGTGGAAAGCGGAAGCCATTGCCATTCGTTTGGTGAAAGCCTTTGACAGTCCGGGTTTATTTGCGGTAGAATTATTGGTCGATAAAAAAGGTGAAGTATGGGTAAATGAAACGGCGCCACGGGTGCACAACAGTGGCCATCATACCATTGAGGCACACCTTACCTCTCAATACGAAATGCTGTGGCGCATTTTGCTGCAATACCCGTTGGGTGCTACCGATATGGTGGCACCATCGGCCATCATCAACCTGATTGGAGAGCCTGGTTACAGCGGCCCGGCGCATTACGAAGGGTTGGAACAAGTGCTGGGCATTCAGGGGGCATTTGTACACATTTACGGCAAAGCCGATACCAAACCCGGCCGCAAAATGGGCCATGTCACCGTACTCGGCACCGACCGCACCGACTTGGTACGCAAAGCCAAAATGGTGAAAGATACCTTAAAGGTGCAGAGCAAGTAA
- a CDS encoding hotdog fold thioesterase: MASIWFQGLPDVHMLSEMGKGNMGEWLDIQFTAIGDNYIKASMPVDHRTKQPFGLLHGGASVVLAETLGSVASALVVDMQQYMCVGMEVNANHVRSARSGRVEATCTPIHLGATSHVWDIRIHDEQHKLLCVSRLTVAVVKRKG, translated from the coding sequence ATGGCTTCTATTTGGTTTCAGGGGCTGCCCGATGTGCACATGCTCAGCGAAATGGGCAAGGGCAACATGGGAGAGTGGCTCGATATTCAGTTTACAGCAATTGGCGACAATTACATCAAAGCCAGCATGCCGGTAGACCATCGTACCAAGCAGCCTTTTGGTTTGCTGCATGGTGGAGCATCGGTAGTGTTGGCCGAAACACTGGGCAGCGTTGCATCCGCATTGGTGGTTGATATGCAGCAATACATGTGCGTTGGTATGGAAGTAAATGCCAATCATGTTCGCTCAGCCCGCAGTGGCAGGGTAGAAGCAACCTGTACGCCCATTCACCTTGGCGCCACATCGCATGTATGGGATATTCGCATCCACGATGAGCAGCATAAATTACTCTGCGTTAGCCGGTTGACTGTGGCGGTGGTTAAGCGGAAGGGGTAA
- a CDS encoding TlpA family protein disulfide reductase, which produces MMPSLKQVAKVATTIKLSVIFFALVLIVPGGKLLAQNPGNGQIQLTGHVGAFADTLWAGIIDAEKGSYVGSLARINKGTFTIKAPLTDPGLYVLMVGDPNNTNNITYYNVFLEAGIAELNLTEKSRDFDPVKGASLFAWKALVEQFGPDFDTLSMLNKMRESAGTYGYNNDSILRSRQVIADRVATKVPGYLQTFNETAVAPFLLNLVWPLNYPVAQVQQWIQQIKPAAMQNQYGFSINEIVSTEMTLGYGQVAPVFVQNDPDNKPISLESFRGKYVLIDFWASLVRPLSYGKSERGKSL; this is translated from the coding sequence ATGATGCCATCGTTGAAGCAGGTTGCGAAAGTAGCCACCACCATTAAATTGTCTGTAATATTCTTTGCCCTAGTGTTGATAGTGCCAGGCGGAAAACTGCTGGCGCAAAACCCCGGCAACGGACAAATACAGCTCACCGGTCATGTGGGGGCTTTTGCCGACACTTTGTGGGCGGGCATTATTGATGCCGAAAAGGGCAGCTATGTAGGTTCGCTGGCCCGCATCAACAAAGGCACATTTACCATTAAAGCACCACTGACCGACCCTGGCTTGTATGTGCTGATGGTGGGCGACCCCAACAACACGAACAACATCACGTATTACAATGTGTTTTTAGAAGCAGGAATAGCAGAGCTCAACCTCACCGAAAAAAGCCGTGACTTCGACCCGGTAAAAGGTGCTTCGCTGTTTGCATGGAAGGCCTTGGTAGAGCAGTTCGGCCCCGATTTCGACACCCTGTCGATGCTGAATAAAATGCGGGAAAGTGCCGGTACTTATGGCTACAACAACGACAGCATTTTGCGCAGCCGCCAGGTGATTGCAGACAGAGTGGCCACTAAAGTGCCGGGCTATTTGCAAACCTTTAATGAGACTGCCGTGGCACCGTTTCTACTCAATCTGGTGTGGCCGCTCAATTATCCTGTAGCGCAGGTGCAGCAATGGATCCAGCAAATAAAACCTGCGGCCATGCAAAATCAGTATGGCTTTTCCATCAATGAAATAGTGAGTACAGAAATGACATTGGGCTACGGGCAAGTGGCGCCGGTGTTTGTACAAAACGACCCCGACAATAAACCTATTTCACTTGAAAGTTTCAGGGGAAAATATGTGCTGATAGATTTTTGGGCCAGCTTGGTGCGGCCCCTGTCGTATGGAAAATCCGAACGTGGTAAAAGCCTTTGA
- a CDS encoding TolC family protein translates to MILPATAQTVLTLNDAIQQALSKNFDLQIARNDEEVANLLNNWGNAGRLPTVSAAAGYNFSNNNLDQRLSNGTNIKRNGASFQSENASVVAQWRVFNGFRVVAAKSRLQEQQKIANLNVRQQANVLVYNVISAYINLLRFQAQQKANQETLSLFEERMKLAENRFNIGVAGKSDYLQAAADYNAAKTNIMTIENNIEQEKVRLNNILSRNPSEAFTTSDASITDVAFDDRDKILAAIDTLNPSLLMARSQLAVLYQQQREINANRLPTVTLNAGAGLNNSVNSAGFTLRNTTYGPNAGIQLAVPIFQGGVVKQNLKVNAVQQKSQQVQIESLRNDLMTALAAAYNNYNNAKKLYDLELQTLEVVKENNVIAMERFRKASITSVELRQTQINLIESQTRMINARYQMKQAEADVMLVMGKLVE, encoded by the coding sequence ATGATTCTTCCAGCAACTGCACAAACTGTGCTCACGTTGAATGATGCTATTCAACAGGCGTTGTCTAAAAACTTCGACTTGCAAATAGCCCGTAACGATGAGGAAGTAGCCAACCTGCTCAACAACTGGGGCAATGCTGGTCGACTGCCTACTGTGTCTGCTGCTGCCGGATACAATTTCAGCAACAATAATCTTGACCAACGCTTATCGAACGGCACCAATATCAAACGCAATGGTGCTAGTTTCCAAAGTGAAAATGCTTCGGTAGTGGCGCAGTGGCGTGTGTTCAACGGTTTCAGAGTGGTGGCTGCCAAAAGCCGTTTGCAAGAGCAACAAAAAATTGCCAACCTGAATGTGCGACAGCAGGCAAACGTGTTGGTGTATAATGTGATTAGTGCGTACATCAATCTGTTGCGTTTTCAGGCACAGCAAAAAGCCAATCAGGAAACATTATCGCTGTTTGAGGAACGCATGAAGCTGGCGGAAAACCGCTTCAACATTGGCGTAGCCGGCAAAAGCGACTACCTGCAAGCGGCCGCTGATTACAATGCTGCAAAGACCAACATCATGACCATTGAGAATAACATTGAGCAAGAAAAAGTACGGCTCAATAATATTCTTTCCCGCAATCCATCGGAAGCATTTACCACATCTGATGCTTCCATTACAGATGTTGCATTTGACGACCGGGATAAAATTCTGGCAGCCATTGACACACTCAATCCATCACTATTGATGGCCCGTTCACAGTTGGCTGTTTTGTATCAGCAGCAAAGAGAAATCAATGCCAACCGTTTGCCCACAGTTACGCTCAATGCAGGTGCCGGTTTAAACAATTCTGTCAACAGTGCCGGTTTCACGTTGCGCAACACAACTTACGGACCAAATGCTGGCATCCAATTGGCAGTGCCCATTTTTCAAGGCGGTGTGGTGAAGCAAAACCTGAAAGTAAATGCGGTACAGCAAAAGAGCCAGCAGGTACAAATTGAAAGCCTACGTAACGATTTGATGACGGCATTAGCCGCAGCCTACAACAATTACAACAACGCCAAGAAACTATACGATTTGGAGTTGCAAACTTTGGAAGTGGTAAAAGAAAACAATGTGATTGCCATGGAACGTTTTCGCAAGGCCAGCATCACGTCTGTTGAACTACGCCAAACACAAATCAACCTGATCGAATCGCAAACCCGCATGATTAATGCCCGCTATCAAATGAAGCAGGCAGAAGCCGATGTAATGCTGGTGATGGGCAAACTGGTAGAATAA